The genomic interval ATACCTCTCCCATAAGGGTGAGATAGCCAAATGGCTAAAACTCCCTTATGGAGTTAAACTTTTTTACATGTAAGAAATGAAACTCCTAAAAAGGAATTTCGTCATCATTAATATCCAAATCAGGAATATCATGTCCAGAATACTCAGGTTGATTGCCTTGTTGTTGACCTTGAGATTGGCGAGGTTGTGATGTTCTTGGCGCTTGATTGCCACCTTGTCCACCATTACCTTCATTGTTTGAACCATCCCTACCATCTAGCATTTGGAGTGTTTCAACGGTGATAGAGTGCTTAGAGCGCTTTGCACCTTGTTGATCGGTCCACTGATCGAGTTTTAAACGACCTTCTACTAAAACCTTAGAGCCTCTCTTTAGGTATTGATTAGCAATTTCTGCTGTTCGCCCAAAGAAAGTGATATCGATAAAACAAACCTCTTCGGCTTGGCTACCGTCCTGCTTTTTAAAGCGACGATTGGTCGCAAGTCCAGTGGTACAAACCGCGCCACCACTAGGGAGGTAACGAAGCTCGCAGTCACGTGTGAGGTTTCCAAGCATAATTACTTTGTTGAATTCCATGTTATTTCCTTTTTTTAATTTAATCCACTGCTTTTCTAACTTCAGCAAAAGCGTAAATGTCACACTGACTGTTTAATGTATCAGCAAGTGCTTTTGCCTCTGAAAAAGAGAAAGTACCTTTAATTTCCTCACCACCATAAAAATAAGTGGTAACTACTTGGTATTCATTTTGCATGTTAAATCCTTGTTCTAAAAAAGTAGATACTTAGACTACTCTTAATGATAAGAAAGGTTTTCCATCCTTGCTAACGGCATTTGCGACTTCAGGATACTTTTTCTTCAGTAGATCTAAAGAAATACTACTTTTGCCACTATTTTCATACATGATCGCATTATATTTTGTACCAATACCTTTTTTGATATTGGCCGCTTCCATAAATGCTTTTATATTCTCACGAAGAGCTTTTGCTTCTTTTTCTGCTGCCGATAATTCCTTTAATTTTGTGAGCATTGAATCA from Sulfurospirillum multivorans DSM 12446 carries:
- the ssb gene encoding single-stranded DNA-binding protein, which encodes MEFNKVIMLGNLTRDCELRYLPSGGAVCTTGLATNRRFKKQDGSQAEEVCFIDITFFGRTAEIANQYLKRGSKVLVEGRLKLDQWTDQQGAKRSKHSITVETLQMLDGRDGSNNEGNGGQGGNQAPRTSQPRQSQGQQQGNQPEYSGHDIPDLDINDDEIPF